A segment of the Brienomyrus brachyistius isolate T26 chromosome 13, BBRACH_0.4, whole genome shotgun sequence genome:
GCAATACTAGGGCCATTTTTggtcccagtccagccctgcctCAACACATACGCTGGTTAACCTCTTTTGATGTTAGATTGTCTTGAAAGACATAAAACTGAATTTATTCAGTTCCTTATCTGGTACATTATTAGTTCACACAAGTTTACACAAACAACACTAAATTCATAGTGCTGGCATCTTTGGTCACGATTCCAGTATAGCTAACGTGTGCTATGATTTTTAAATTGTTTCTGGATGGAACATAAATGTTAATGTTATTAGTTTTAAACTATAAAAACCAGAGTATAGATGTTTGGTGTTAACAGTAAAATCACAAAGACATCATGTGTCAAACAATGTTTGAGATTTAAAGGAGCcaaatttctttttcttcttactTTAAAATAGAACCACAGAGTCTGTCTGGGTATCAGATGATAAGTTATAAATATTGTCCCTCCCCCCCGACATTCGGCTCCTGGCTGCTGCAATATGCCTCTCAAGAAATCAGAGACCAGAACAAACAATAGAATAGAAACGccacactgctgtttccatgaccAAAGTTCTCGTACGGTGCACAATACCGACTGGTTGTAGGGATAGTTGTAAGTCAACATGGTTGTTAAACAGGTAGGTCgttaagtgaggagtgtctgtatttaATTATGCATATTGTAATATTTGTCATTTTCACCACATTTTCAGTGTCTTTGTATTGCATTTTACCCAATTGCCACCCCAGCAAAATCATTGGTCCCAGTCTGGTCACCCCATTATAAAAGGTCTGGCTTGGTCGCTGGCCCTAGATGGTTCACCAACCCATGGCAGgggacacacacattcatacctaCGGGCTATgtggcaactccagttcaccttagcatatttttggactgtggggggaaactggaaaaTCCAGGGAACACCCCACAGCGATATGGGGAGAACTTGCAAACTCACGCCCTCCTCGCGGAGCTGTGGTCAGGGAAGCGCTACTGGAGCATGAAGGCCAGAAAGGAGAGAATGAGGAATAGCTTCCACCCTCAGGCCATCCGCGTCCAGAACGAGGacaatacacagctaacaagtcATTCTTTGCACTTTTATCACACTATTCTGCAATTTCACACCCTTTTACTACTCTGGACATACTCCTCCCTATTTTTATTGGTTATTTTATAGTAATTTTATTTCGATTGTTATTTCATGCTTTTATTTTCCTTTGAATTGCATGCATCCTTAAAGCACATTCCAGAAAATGCTTCACTACAGTGTTACAGTGTATGAAACAAATAAAACTTGCGACACACATAGAGCCAGGGCCGCGACTTGACCGTAGACTCCAGAAATATGCAGCACCACTGTACCACCGTGCTGccctattatccatccatccattttccatacccacttgtcctgtaCAGGGTTACAGGCGTCCAGGGCCTAGTccagaagctatgggtgcaaggcagggaatatcccaggatggggcgccaactcaTGGCAGGGAGCCCTTATTatgattattgttattatcatcatcattattattatgaataaaCTTTTAATCAACTTTTAATTTCCAGCCCAAATTAGCTGTTATGGATCCAGTGCAACTGACAGGTTTGTATATGTGTGACTTTGTGTTATCAGGGTAGGAGAAGCTAAAGTGTTCCCACGTATCAGCACAGATGTTTGCTAAGTCTGGGATCTCTTCTCAGCTTCTCGTCCAGCATCAGGTACTTCTGCAGGGCGTAGTCTTTATGccttaaacagaacacagaagtcAGGACTGCAGGCCACATCAAGTGTTAAGTGAGAATAGTGAGCAGGCTGGAAACCTGCTGGACCAGCCGGGTTCAATATTAAGTAGCTGGATATTAACCGAAGAATAGATCATATGTGTCACTTAGTTGGCATAGCGATCACAATACTGGAATGCCCATAGGGTTGTTGGTTTAAGTCCTTCATTGTTGCATTGTTGGTTTAAATTattagatctttttttttttttttggatgtagTGTTGCTGATGAAATTTGGCCCTGGGGAAAGAGAGTCAGGGAGACGTGGTTTATAATTTGTGGGTCAGCGTGACCAGTTGGTGTAGGGAAAAGGGAGTGGGTGGCCGGCGCAGTACATATGTGAGGGTCTGAGTAAACCAGCTCACTTTCACAATGCTAGCAGAGGCATTAAAGGAGGTGTACTGGCGGTACAGCGCCCTCTGGGTACCTGCTGAGGCGCAGCTTCAGCGCTTTGATGCGCAGCACGGCACTGGAACAGTACGACATGTAGGCATCCTTCTCCTCttgggtgatggacagctggttCTGCTGGTACCACTGCTGTTTTAGCCGCAGCTGCTGGGTCTCCTGCACATAGGACCGGTGCCAATTGGTTCAGCTATCTGACACTAACACTCTGAGCTGACAAAGCCTCTAGATTGGCTGTTGATGTCTTTTTGAACTTTCTTATGGCTGATTCACTGAACAGATTCTCTTTATTCAatttttcaattcaattttatttgtatagcgcattttcacaacGCTACATCGTCACAAAGCGTTTTACGTTATCTAAAGCCCCTGGTGAGCAAGTGGGAAGGAAAAACACcgtagaaggaagaaaccttcagaggaaccagactcaaagagggaacccatcctccaggggctggcagtggaagtcaaatgagcaagatggcaaagtccCAATTTACACAGTCCTAATTTTAAGATCTGAGTCTAAAAGCTTTCTCTGTAAATAGGTATGAAGACTCCAGACTGGGCACCGAACTGGGCACAGCCCCTGTGACCTGGGTACCTTCTGGAAGCGCTCCTGCATCAAATTGGCTCTGTAGACCAGCTGCTCCTTCAGGCTGGCCAGGCAATCCTTCCTCAGTTGCTCTGCCTCCTCACGCGGCAGATGCTCGGGGTTCCCCAATTTAGCCAAAAGTGGCGCCAGTTCATCCACCCCCTTCCTCTCCTTCCACAAGCGCTCCTCATTAGCTACACGCTCCTGGGAGAGGAGGAAAGAGGAGCAAGGCGCACGCAAACACAGAAAGGAAGTACGTAAAGAAATAAATATGAGTGCCACTAGCAACATGCTTTCTCTGGGGGGGTCAGTAGAGGGGTGCCCTCACCAGTTCCTCCCTGTAGCGACGAGCTTTCTCACTCCAGGCTGTGCTATAGATGGAGATCCGGAGCTCACAGTTACTCTCCTCCTTCTTGCGGAGTGCAAGGATGTCTCTGACCTGGAGATGCACAGGTAATCACATAGTACACAGTGGAATACAAGGATACACGCACATGCTCCTCATAGAAGCAACTTTGGGTGGCGACAGAGAAAGGGCTGGGAATGCCGCTGCTCTTTGCGCACCTCTTTTAACGAGCTCCTGATCTCCTGTGTTACCCTGTCCTCCTCTTTCATCAGAGACACCAGCATGTTGTACAGAGACAGGTTCGTACATGGCTTCTCAGATGGGTCCACCTGCAGTGTAAGGAGGCTGATACAGGCAGCTGATATGGGCAGAGGGACCAAGACAAACTTACCAATAGGCAGCAGTAAGTTAATCTTGGGCTACCGTCACAGCATTGCATTGGATCTGCCTGCAGATGCTGTTACAGTAGTACTAAATTTGAGGCATGTAATTACTATCTCTATGCAGAACCTGTATCTTTGACATTATGACCCGTCTCAGTCAGAGTCCTGGTGTCCGGCAGTTCAGCATTACTCAGGAGTGAACTCTCTCGCTCACCAGGAAGGTGGAGACCATGTCGGGGCTGAAAACCGGCTGCCTCTGGGATGGGGGCCACTCTTGGAACTTGGCAAAGCTGCGCTGTGTGGGGATGATGCGGTCGTCCTCCAGGTGGTAGGTCACTTGGATGAGGCCCTCTGCAGTCAGGAAGACGCGCTCGGCCACGTCTTCGCCAGCTGGCTTTGAGCAGTCTCTGCCAAACCGCTCCACCACCTTCTGCGAGGGCCACATTGGAGGGGCACTGCTACAATCAACACTCAAAGGATCAGTGTCATAATGACCTGCTCAGGGCTACGCCCAGGATTTACTGGCTATCTGCTGGATACATGGTTATGGATGGATCGAAAAATGGACAGATAGAAGAACAGTACTAGTGTTATTTGTGCAATTCCTTATCTTACCAGTATGGGGCACTGTTCTCGGCTAGCGGTCCCTCCAGGCTCTGGAGCTTTGCCGAAGATGATGTGTCTGTGGTACAAGAAGTCTGTGCGTCCTTCGAAGCTCTCGGTTATGTCAGTGGGTCGCTCCCCTCGCTTGGCCAGCCCATCCACACGGCTGTGGCTGTAAAACTCCATGTCATGCTCCTGCCCCTGGAGCAGCGTCACATGCCTGTGGGCTATGGGGCACGTGATATGGTATAGAGTAAATAGGTCACCTGACAAGGCCCCGAGATATGATATCCAGTGAACaggtcacctgatgagggtcaaATGATATGGTATGCAGTGAACAGGTCACCTGACGAGCTGCTTTCTGTATTCAGTATAATTTACTATTCATGACATATTAATGAGGAGTGTTTAGATCAAGTAGCATCAACAATTAACAAAATTAATGAAGAATCATTATCTATCCATTTTTTGTAACTACTTGTCTTATTGAGGGttatggggggtctggagcccagccaagacacaaggcagggaacaacccaagatggggcatGCCCCCCTGACCAATCATTAATTCCCTCCTTAATAGTAAGTTAATTATGAGCCTGAAGCCCAATTCGGCAATAAACGTGCAGAACACAGTCTATTAACCTAATGGAAAAAGGGTTTAACTGCATAACCTCCACTATTTGGCAGGCAATATCGATATTGCTTTTGGTTTACATTCCTGACATCCTTCTAATATTGCTTGTACTACAGGGAATGTGGGTGCATGACAGAGTGGTATCTACTTTTAAGGGCCTGGCTCCTTCCGGGTCCAAAACGCTCCAGTGTCACATTGGTGATTCTGTTTAGCTCACGCTCCTCCAAGTAATCTTGGCGATGCTGGAACCATTCTTTTACGGTAATTGGCTCGGTGCCTTTTAGCCGGACCACGCAGAACCATAGCAGAACCGACAGAACACATGGAGAGAAACAGTGagatatacaaaaaaatacaaatacaaaaaaaaaacaaaaaaacaaatcaagTACCAGACATGAGCGCAGAAAAACTGAGGGCTCCATCTTAGCCGCCTGTACAAGCTAGCAAAAACCCATGAATGTAACATGAGCTGATCTGGcatgtttccatggcaaccatAGTAGTTATGGTAACTGGAGAGGTTCTCACAGTCCAGGTCTTTGTAGGTGGTCAGTCGCATCACCAGACCGTCCTTGAGGAGGTAGGGTGCGACCTTCTCCAGCTTGGCTTTGCGGTACTGGATCACCTTTATCCCAGTAGGGCACCTCATCTCCATGTCTGAAGGTAAAACATGCCGGTGACACAGGAGTGACAGGTGGGACAGGCATTCAGAGGCACTTGTAAGACAGTCAGTGCTCTGCTTTATCGTTTATATCAAGCAATTGGAGCTTTAAATAAAACTCAAAATATTACCTCTGCAAGCTCTATTTCAAGACCTACACATCCGTAGGACCATCACAAGTTTCTGTGCCAAGCTATAGTGAACAGCTAGTTTGGTGGTGTCATTCACATTGGTAGTTGTAACTTCAGCGGTGATGACATAGAAGGTTGAGTCAAAATGCACACTGACAAATGTCTGAGCATTTGACACCTGCTGCACACTCGAAATACAGGAAATGTTCTCGAAATGAAAGGTACTCAATGCaaggtattttttaaatttagcgAAGTAGAGAACAGTCACCCACCCACATGAGAAAATGAGACACATCGGCCTGTAAAAAGAGCTCCTAGCTTTGTAAACAGCAGCTGGAGAAGTTTGAAAGGCTGCTGTGCACAGATGAGAAGACTTATGGACTGTACCATGACAATGTGGTGTACAAAATGTCATGAAAAGGATAGTTAACCACAGACAACGACTCCATTATGCCTGACAGGCTTAATAAGCGTGACAGAATGTAGGATGAGGGTTTATAATTTGGTTTGTGCTCCTCATTGCAGCTCTGGTCctcataatttatttaatgtatcCTTCCTATGCTGTACCCTAGCCTCGATCCTTGTGCTGCTTGGGATAGACTCTAGGTCCCCTGAGAACCTGCACtggaaaaggatggatggatggatggatggatgggtgcatGCCTGCAGAGATGGGTGCATGGTTTATTGCTGTTATTGCTCCTAACCAAATGAAAATTGTCACTGAGAACCCAGGGGAAAGCAAAGGTGGTTACCTTGCTGAGAAATCTCAATTCTTTTCACCCAAGATGGAGGCATTTCAAATACTTTAAGGTCCTCCTCTTCCTGCAAATAAACACGTGTGAGGCAGCTGCTGAGAAGTCACATTTGATGTTTCTTGTCAGGGAAACACCATGTTCTTCTTCTGAATACTCAAGAGAGAGATTGTAATGCAATATTGATGTGAACAAATCCTTTAACTTCTGCGTCAAATCTTTTTCTGCTACTTAGCACTTGTTAATTCTGCGCGGTATGGCGTGTCCTTTTACTGTTTTCCCTAATGTCTCTTGCTAGTCAATCTCTTGCTTTGATTTAAGAGGTCATCAACTGGACCTGAATGAAAACCCATCACTTCATGAGTGCAGTGTGAGCATAACCCGGGTAAAGGCAGTCTCTGGCCTTGTGGCCGCTAGTGTGTTGGGGCACAATGAGACTCAGATTGTGTGAGATATATAGCACAACAAACTGAAGACACATGTTTACAGTATGTCCAAAAAATCAGGAGAAGTTTCAGGAAGATACACCTCATCACTGTACTCATTCTCAGGATCCTTTGGGTCAGGAAGCAGCAGCTGGGGCTGTACTGGGAGGCAACACAGCAGAGACTCCCACTTGACTGCATCCcccaggtcaaaggtcatctCCTGTGGGTTTTGCCATTAGTAGAAACATGAAATCATCCTGTTACACACAGTGACGTCACGTGCAAAACAGCGACACTAACCACGCAGCCAGAGCGGCACTCCTGTATGTTGACCCAATAGTTCTGGTGGTTCCAGATGCTTTCCACACCCAGGAACTGCTTGTCAGTGGTAGGGTAGCTCCGCCCGGTAAGTGGGTCAATGAAGAAGTTCTCTGGAACCTCCCGGCTGCCGGACAGCACCAGAACCCAGCAGTGCACCCAGTGGCCCATAAAGCGGTCCACAGGGTGCTCACTCTCCTGAAACAAACGACAGTATACATAACATTATACAGTACAGCAGTGGTCACCAACCCTGCTCCTGGAGCTCGACAACCCAGCAGAGCTTATGTGCAGCcttaatttaacacacctgatacagataatcTAGTAGTAGCAGACTGGTATTAGCTTTAGCATAGCAGACTCCAGTACTTATATTTATCAAGTTTGTTAAACTAGGGCTGCACCTAATCTCTGCAGGGTGGTAGATCTCTAGGAGCAGGGTTGGTAATCGGTGGTATACAGTAATCCTGTAACAAAACAAGCAACACACTCaacatttataaaataaataacataacTCATTTACAAAATCATACATTGCACATTGCTACaacataaaacacaaatataacATTGATATATAATGACAGAATCATCTGAAAACAAGCATGTCCACGCAGTTTCACATTTGTCACACTCCCACTGAATGAATAAGTGATTTAGAAATGAGGCACACAGAATGGCGAATTTACCGCCCACCTGCAGCCTCTGCTCATCCTGCTGCCGGCTGGCAAAGGCGACCTGCGTGTCAGCCTGCCGCTGGCTCTGCCGCTGCTCTCTGAACCTGCTACTGAGATCTCGGCGAGGTTTCACGCTGTACTTTTTCAAAGGGGTCTTCTGTTCCAACATTTTCTCCTAGTCAAAAACATAGCCaaaattcatatttttattaagGGAGCACTTTTACCTCCTACCtctagggttgtgggttcaagtcccagcctggttgtatgtgttttatggagttttcatgttctctcTACACTGTGCGCTGGGTTCCTCCCAGCAGCCTAAAGAGATGCTTTTAGGTAAATTTGCATCTCTAAATTGTCCTGGAATGAACTGCCATCCCATTCAGGGATTAGAAATGGTAGTATTTATTCAGACTAATAGATGCACAGTTAAACTACTGCAATATATCAAGACATGTCACTGGAACCGGCAATACTACATCTGTTGGGTTGTGGTTGCAAAGTCTTTGCTGACCTTGTCTTgcatgaccagcagggggcactctTGGCATGACTGGTTGAGCAAACACATCTCCTTCACAGCATAGCCACTGACACAGTAAGCGTCATAGCCAGCACCCAGCAAAAGGGAACAGAGCAGTGTGGCAAAGTCGAAGCAGCTGCCTCTTCGGGTTTTTAGGACCCAGGTTGGGGAATAGAGATGTGTAGGCTGTAGGAACATGACAGACATCTCAAAATAAGGCCTGAATCACACGTGCACACATGGTCTACATTGTAAGATGTAACTGATTAGATTTCTTATTCTATATTTAAGTTCAACCATTTGTTGTAAATCAAGTGATGCATTATGAGTTATACTGACTTCCTATAGTTTGTCAGACATACATAAATTAGACT
Coding sequences within it:
- the ccdc135 gene encoding dynein regulatory complex subunit 7 isoform X2, with product MEEYQKEKILEVEEEEDQGSERSVLEELQELEETLPDADASSVHSPLWVRALQPDPLCCPASYKKHSPQERHLLKMAHNFHCQYAHLYPIRKHLLLYPLNECGVQKFVSTTLRPALLPYPELYTWDGCSSLVSDFLALLPLDPPFDLPTHLYSPTWVLKTRRGSCFDFATLLCSLLLGAGYDAYCVSGYAVKEMCLLNQSCQECPLLVMQDKEKMLEQKTPLKKYSVKPRRDLSSRFREQRQSQRQADTQVAFASRQQDEQRLQESEHPVDRFMGHWVHCWVLVLSGSREVPENFFIDPLTGRSYPTTDKQFLGVESIWNHQNYWVNIQECRSGCVEMTFDLGDAVKWESLLCCLPVQPQLLLPDPKDPENEYSDEEEEDLKVFEMPPSWVKRIEISQQDMEMRCPTGIKVIQYRKAKLEKVAPYLLKDGLVMRLTTYKDLDCTEPITVKEWFQHRQDYLEERELNRITNVTLERFGPGRSQALKTHRHVTLLQGQEHDMEFYSHSRVDGLAKRGERPTDITESFEGRTDFLYHRHIIFGKAPEPGGTASREQCPILKVVERFGRDCSKPAGEDVAERVFLTAEGLIQVTYHLEDDRIIPTQRSFAKFQEWPPSQRQPVFSPDMVSTFLVDPSEKPCTNLSLYNMLVSLMKEEDRVTQEIRSSLKEVRDILALRKKEESNCELRISIYSTAWSEKARRYREELERVANEERLWKERKGVDELAPLLAKLGNPEHLPREEAEQLRKDCLASLKEQLVYRANLMQERFQKETQQLRLKQQWYQQNQLSITQEEKDAYMSYCSSAVLRIKALKLRLSRHKDYALQKYLMLDEKLRRDPRLSKHLC
- the ccdc135 gene encoding dynein regulatory complex subunit 7 isoform X1, which translates into the protein MQKTGTDVVDATSNYYLVLKSFHLACIQCASFEKKQCRRWKPRREMDPKMEEYQKEKILEVEEEEDQGSERSVLEELQELEETLPDADASSVHSPLWVRALQPDPLCCPASYKKHSPQERHLLKMAHNFHCQYAHLYPIRKHLLLYPLNECGVQKFVSTTLRPALLPYPELYTWDGCSSLVSDFLALLPLDPPFDLPTHLYSPTWVLKTRRGSCFDFATLLCSLLLGAGYDAYCVSGYAVKEMCLLNQSCQECPLLVMQDKEKMLEQKTPLKKYSVKPRRDLSSRFREQRQSQRQADTQVAFASRQQDEQRLQESEHPVDRFMGHWVHCWVLVLSGSREVPENFFIDPLTGRSYPTTDKQFLGVESIWNHQNYWVNIQECRSGCVEMTFDLGDAVKWESLLCCLPVQPQLLLPDPKDPENEYSDEEEEDLKVFEMPPSWVKRIEISQQDMEMRCPTGIKVIQYRKAKLEKVAPYLLKDGLVMRLTTYKDLDCTEPITVKEWFQHRQDYLEERELNRITNVTLERFGPGRSQALKTHRHVTLLQGQEHDMEFYSHSRVDGLAKRGERPTDITESFEGRTDFLYHRHIIFGKAPEPGGTASREQCPILKVVERFGRDCSKPAGEDVAERVFLTAEGLIQVTYHLEDDRIIPTQRSFAKFQEWPPSQRQPVFSPDMVSTFLVDPSEKPCTNLSLYNMLVSLMKEEDRVTQEIRSSLKEVRDILALRKKEESNCELRISIYSTAWSEKARRYREELERVANEERLWKERKGVDELAPLLAKLGNPEHLPREEAEQLRKDCLASLKEQLVYRANLMQERFQKETQQLRLKQQWYQQNQLSITQEEKDAYMSYCSSAVLRIKALKLRLSRHKDYALQKYLMLDEKLRRDPRLSKHLC